Proteins co-encoded in one Polaromonas vacuolata genomic window:
- a CDS encoding peptidoglycan DD-metalloendopeptidase family protein codes for MALLVACGTSLNKAPVEVRAGSSSAASVIDASIKPLLGSENAGKPGYYTIRPGDTLIRIGLDSGHNWRDIARWNNLENPNQIEVGQVVRLSPPSSDAVTASSTKPVSSPVASTAMTSKALPPAQPASGPVAPTTAAAPASNSSTPTGGDDELAWIWPAKGTVLAGFDESKNKGLDIGGNAGDAVIASADGRVVYSGAGLRGYGNLIILKHNNTYLTAYAHNQTLLVKEDQNVKKGQKIAEMGSSDSDRVKLHFELRRQGKPVDPAKYLPGK; via the coding sequence ATGGCTCTTTTGGTGGCCTGTGGCACATCCTTGAACAAAGCGCCGGTCGAAGTTCGTGCCGGCTCTTCAAGTGCTGCCAGCGTGATCGATGCCAGCATCAAGCCCTTATTGGGTTCGGAAAATGCGGGAAAACCGGGCTACTACACGATTCGTCCTGGCGACACTTTGATTCGTATCGGCTTGGATAGCGGCCATAACTGGCGCGATATTGCACGCTGGAACAACCTTGAAAATCCTAACCAGATAGAGGTCGGTCAAGTCGTGCGCTTGTCGCCACCTTCATCAGACGCGGTGACTGCGTCCAGCACCAAGCCGGTTAGCTCACCAGTGGCGAGCACTGCCATGACTAGCAAAGCTTTGCCACCGGCACAGCCGGCTTCTGGGCCCGTTGCGCCAACCACAGCAGCTGCGCCAGCTTCCAATTCATCAACGCCTACCGGTGGCGATGATGAGTTAGCTTGGATTTGGCCCGCTAAGGGCACCGTCCTAGCAGGCTTTGATGAGTCAAAAAATAAGGGACTTGATATTGGTGGTAACGCTGGCGACGCAGTGATTGCGTCGGCTGATGGGCGCGTGGTTTACTCGGGTGCCGGTTTGCGTGGTTACGGAAACTTAATTATTCTTAAGCACAACAATACTTATTTGACCGCCTATGCGCACAATCAAACGCTGCTGGTTAAAGAAGACCAGAACGTTAAAAAAGGTCAGAAAATTGCAGAAATGGGAAGCAGTGATTCTGATCGAGTTAAGTTGCACTTTGAGCTTCGACGTCAGGGCAAGCCAGTCGACCCAGCCAAATATTTACCAGGAAAATAA
- a CDS encoding C40 family peptidase, which yields MTVLKSFCLCAGVGLLLLLTGCASSPSVQSRSPFIGKASFEITPAQAADLTIYALGLVGTPYRYGGNTPESGFDCSGLIGYVFKARTGIVPPRTVSQLSEWGQSVARVDIRSGDLIFFGDGHAGIYVGDNRFVHAPSSGGDVRLDSLNSKYWSAQRLAYRRP from the coding sequence TTGACTGTGCTCAAAAGCTTTTGTCTGTGTGCCGGCGTTGGTTTGCTATTGTTGTTGACGGGCTGTGCATCTTCACCCAGCGTTCAGTCGCGCTCACCTTTCATCGGTAAGGCTTCGTTTGAGATAACGCCGGCTCAAGCGGCTGATCTGACGATTTATGCATTAGGTTTGGTTGGTACGCCTTACCGTTATGGCGGTAACACGCCAGAGTCAGGTTTTGACTGTAGCGGCCTGATTGGTTATGTCTTTAAAGCGCGTACCGGAATTGTGCCGCCGCGAACCGTGTCACAGCTCAGCGAGTGGGGTCAATCGGTTGCTAGGGTTGATATTCGCTCCGGCGACTTAATCTTTTTTGGCGATGGCCATGCCGGGATTTATGTCGGAGACAACCGGTTTGTGCATGCGCCATCATCCGGTGGTGACGTCAGGCTGGACTCATTAAATTCAAAATATTGGTCAGCGCAAAGGCTGGCTTATCGCCGGCCTTGA
- a CDS encoding GlcG/HbpS family heme-binding protein has translation MKTKAFLESADIKLIAAAAEAEALKNNWAVTIAIVDDGGHLLNLHRLDGAPPVSSHIAPAKANTAAMGRRESKVYEDTINGGRMSFLSAPYIQGMLEGGVPIMKDGQCLGAVGVSGVKSNEDAQIARAGIAAIGL, from the coding sequence ATGAAGACAAAAGCCTTTCTAGAATCCGCCGACATCAAACTAATTGCCGCCGCTGCCGAAGCCGAAGCCTTAAAGAACAACTGGGCTGTGACCATAGCCATCGTCGACGATGGTGGCCACTTGCTCAACCTGCATCGCCTTGACGGCGCACCACCCGTGTCCTCGCACATTGCACCGGCTAAAGCCAACACAGCGGCCATGGGTCGCCGCGAAAGCAAGGTCTATGAAGACACCATCAACGGTGGCCGCATGTCCTTTCTGAGCGCACCCTACATTCAGGGCATGCTCGAAGGGGGCGTTCCCATCATGAAAGACGGTCAGTGCTTGGGCGCTGTCGGTGTGAGCGGTGTGAAGTCGAACGAAGACGCACAAATTGCGCGTGCAGGTATTGCGGCTATCGGCCTTTAA
- a CDS encoding Bax inhibitor-1/YccA family protein has protein sequence MNDNSNTLDYAASAGAQRNRVMRNTYWLLALSMLPTVLGAWVGLASGITQALSGGLGLIVFLGGAFGFIYAIEKTKNSPAGVPVLLGFTFFMGLMLSRMIGMILGFSNGSALVMTAMGGTAGVFFVMATLASVIKRDISGMGKWLFVGAIVLMVGGIINVFVGSSAGMMALSVGVIAIFSAYMLYDLKQILDGGETNYISATLSLYLDLFNVFQGLLMLLGIFGGERD, from the coding sequence ATGAATGACAACAGCAACACGCTTGACTACGCTGCCTCAGCTGGGGCGCAGCGCAACCGCGTCATGCGCAATACATACTGGCTGCTCGCGCTAAGCATGCTACCCACAGTTTTGGGTGCTTGGGTTGGATTGGCTTCTGGCATCACTCAGGCTTTAAGCGGCGGACTTGGCTTAATTGTTTTCTTGGGTGGCGCTTTCGGTTTTATCTACGCTATCGAAAAAACCAAAAACTCACCCGCTGGCGTTCCGGTACTGCTGGGCTTTACCTTTTTCATGGGCCTAATGCTGTCGCGCATGATTGGAATGATTTTAGGTTTTAGTAATGGCTCCGCTTTAGTCATGACCGCCATGGGCGGCACAGCTGGCGTTTTCTTCGTTATGGCGACGTTGGCTAGCGTGATTAAGCGCGATATATCTGGCATGGGTAAATGGTTGTTTGTTGGCGCTATCGTTCTGATGGTCGGCGGCATCATCAACGTATTTGTTGGCTCATCAGCCGGCATGATGGCTTTGTCGGTTGGCGTGATCGCAATTTTCAGCGCCTATATGCTGTACGACCTGAAGCAAATTTTGGACGGCGGCGAAACCAACTACATCAGCGCGACGCTGTCTTTGTATTTGGATTTGTTTAATGTGTTCCAAGGCTTGCTGATGCTGCTGGGTATTTTTGGTGGTGAGAGAGACTAA
- a CDS encoding FadR/GntR family transcriptional regulator, which produces MKPVSPPPPKSPVPRVTARLSEQLADALTASISDGQFEVGQRLPTEGQLTERFSVSRTVVREALSRLKMLGLIESRQGSGAYVMQRLSTLKTQLVLTPDGSIDAVMQMVEVRRALEAESAGLAASRRTAQDIRHIKSALLKLERAVAEGGDGVLQDVAFHSAIATAARNPFLLATLAYLNQFLLDATRVTRANEAIRADFAQQVLSEHDLIVKAIVAGDSDAARDAGAAHMVNAARRIRSADPSFWQVQGSQLASRLLVELDLPLVMDKPKRKNPSARKTPSNTST; this is translated from the coding sequence ATGAAGCCTGTCAGCCCGCCCCCTCCCAAATCCCCTGTTCCCCGTGTCACCGCAAGACTCTCAGAGCAACTCGCTGATGCTTTAACTGCCAGTATCAGTGATGGTCAGTTTGAGGTTGGTCAACGCTTACCAACTGAGGGTCAACTCACTGAACGCTTTAGCGTGAGTCGCACCGTGGTCAGAGAGGCGCTTTCGCGGCTGAAAATGCTGGGCCTGATTGAATCGCGTCAAGGCTCTGGTGCTTATGTCATGCAGCGGCTTTCAACACTTAAAACCCAGCTGGTCTTGACGCCTGACGGCTCGATTGATGCGGTGATGCAAATGGTCGAAGTCAGGCGTGCTTTGGAAGCGGAGTCCGCCGGACTTGCCGCCAGCCGGCGCACGGCTCAGGATATTCGGCATATCAAGTCTGCGTTGTTAAAACTCGAACGCGCTGTCGCCGAGGGCGGCGACGGTGTGCTGCAAGATGTTGCTTTTCACAGCGCGATTGCGACTGCCGCACGCAATCCTTTTTTACTCGCGACGCTGGCCTATTTGAATCAGTTTTTGCTAGATGCCACCCGGGTGACCCGCGCCAATGAAGCGATACGAGCTGATTTTGCGCAGCAGGTATTGTCTGAGCACGATTTGATCGTGAAAGCGATCGTGGCCGGCGACAGTGATGCGGCAAGAGACGCAGGTGCTGCGCATATGGTCAATGCCGCACGCCGTATTCGCAGCGCGGATCCGTCCTTTTGGCAGGTGCAAGGCAGTCAGTTAGCCAGCCGCTTGTTGGTCGAGTTGGACTTGCCCTTGGTCATGGATAAACCCAAACGTAAAAACCCATCAGCACGAAAAACCCCTAGTAATACGAGTACCTGA
- the ltnD gene encoding L-threonate dehydrogenase, which produces MAQAEPQGKHHMTEKIGLIGLGAMGLGMAQSLRRKGYSVHVCDVRTEAAQAFAAVGGVACATPAAVAEHCEIVVSVVVNAAQTEQLLFGENGAAAAMRRGSVFVMCSTVDPNWSIAMEKRLADMGLLYIDAPISGGAAKAASGEMTMMSAGSPAAYAKAGAALDAMAAKVYKLGDAAGPGSKVKIINQLLAGVHIAAAAEAMALGLREGVAADALYEVITHSAGNSWMFENRMAHVLAGDYTPLSAVDIFVKDLGLVLDTARASKFPLPLSATAHQMFMQASSAGHGREDDSAVIKIFPGIDLPAAK; this is translated from the coding sequence TTGGCGCAGGCTGAACCGCAAGGAAAACATCACATGACTGAAAAAATAGGCCTGATTGGTCTTGGCGCAATGGGCTTAGGCATGGCGCAGTCGCTGCGCAGAAAAGGCTATTCGGTTCATGTCTGTGATGTGCGCACTGAAGCTGCACAAGCTTTTGCAGCTGTTGGCGGTGTGGCTTGCGCGACCCCTGCGGCGGTCGCTGAGCATTGCGAAATCGTGGTCAGCGTTGTAGTCAATGCAGCTCAAACCGAACAACTTCTGTTTGGTGAGAACGGCGCTGCCGCCGCCATGCGCCGCGGCAGCGTGTTTGTAATGTGTTCAACGGTAGACCCCAACTGGTCTATCGCGATGGAAAAACGTCTGGCCGATATGGGTTTGCTCTACATCGATGCGCCTATCTCGGGCGGCGCGGCCAAGGCCGCATCTGGCGAGATGACCATGATGAGTGCTGGCAGCCCAGCGGCATATGCCAAAGCCGGTGCTGCGCTGGACGCAATGGCGGCCAAGGTCTACAAACTCGGCGACGCCGCTGGCCCCGGCAGCAAAGTCAAAATCATTAACCAGTTGCTCGCCGGCGTGCATATCGCTGCCGCTGCAGAAGCCATGGCGCTGGGCTTGCGCGAAGGCGTTGCGGCTGACGCGCTTTACGAAGTCATCACCCACAGCGCCGGCAATAGCTGGATGTTTGAAAATCGCATGGCCCACGTGCTGGCGGGTGACTACACGCCGCTTTCGGCGGTGGATATTTTTGTGAAAGATTTGGGCTTGGTGCTCGATACTGCCCGCGCCAGCAAATTCCCACTGCCCTTGTCAGCAACCGCGCACCAGATGTTTATGCAGGCGTCGAGTGCTGGTCATGGTCGTGAAGACGATTCTGCAGTTATCAAAATATTCCCAGGCATTGATTTGCCAGCTGCGAAATGA
- the otnK gene encoding 3-oxo-tetronate kinase, with translation MTAKRRLLLGCIADDFTGATDLANNLVRAGMSTVQTIGVPSVDLASDDQEGPDAIVVALKSRTISPQDAVAQSLAALKWLKSQGAEQIYFKYCSTFDSTAEGNIGPVTQALMAALQSRFTVACPAFPEALRTVFKGHLFVGDQLLSDSGMRNHPLTPMLDANLVSVLQKQTTLKVGLLSYDVVARGAEAVRERFAQLQADGVEVAVLDAISNADLLTLGQALAGMPLVTAGSGIAIGLPQNWRANGALGPAAAADKLPLAKGFKAIISGSCSLATNAQVTHFQQLGCASFRVDALALARGEDLVAHALAWAKPLLTVENPAPLLIYATAEPAAVKDVQAQLGVEKAGSLVEAALASIAKGLLALGVRQLVVAGGETSGAVVQALGVTQLAIGPQIAPGVPWTFASNGAQQPLHLALKSGNFGGVDFFTQAFAVLHD, from the coding sequence ATGACGGCCAAGCGCCGGCTTTTGCTGGGTTGCATCGCCGACGATTTCACCGGCGCGACTGACTTGGCCAACAATTTGGTACGTGCCGGAATGAGCACAGTGCAAACCATTGGCGTGCCCAGTGTTGATTTAGCCAGTGACGATCAAGAAGGTCCCGATGCGATTGTGGTGGCGCTCAAGTCGCGTACGATTTCGCCGCAAGACGCAGTCGCGCAATCCTTGGCCGCTTTGAAATGGCTTAAAAGTCAGGGCGCTGAGCAGATTTACTTCAAGTACTGCTCCACTTTTGATTCCACTGCCGAGGGCAATATTGGCCCGGTAACGCAAGCGCTAATGGCGGCTTTGCAAAGCCGTTTCACAGTTGCCTGTCCGGCTTTTCCCGAGGCTCTGCGCACGGTGTTTAAAGGCCATCTTTTTGTCGGTGATCAGTTGCTGTCTGATAGCGGCATGCGCAATCACCCGCTCACCCCCATGCTGGATGCTAATTTGGTCAGCGTATTGCAAAAACAAACCACACTCAAAGTGGGTTTGTTGAGCTACGACGTAGTCGCGCGTGGCGCCGAGGCTGTGCGTGAGCGTTTTGCACAACTCCAAGCCGATGGTGTTGAGGTGGCGGTTTTGGATGCGATTTCTAACGCCGATTTACTCACGCTTGGCCAAGCGCTGGCGGGTATGCCGTTGGTGACTGCTGGCTCTGGCATTGCTATTGGTCTGCCGCAAAACTGGCGTGCCAACGGCGCTTTAGGTCCTGCCGCTGCTGCTGATAAGTTGCCGCTTGCAAAAGGTTTTAAAGCCATTATTTCGGGCAGTTGCTCACTCGCAACCAACGCACAGGTGACGCATTTTCAGCAGTTAGGCTGCGCCAGTTTTCGTGTCGATGCATTGGCCTTGGCGCGTGGCGAAGATTTAGTCGCGCATGCCTTGGCTTGGGCTAAGCCGCTGCTGACGGTAGAGAATCCCGCGCCTCTGCTGATTTATGCGACGGCCGAACCCGCCGCTGTGAAGGATGTGCAAGCCCAATTGGGCGTAGAAAAAGCCGGCTCTTTAGTCGAAGCTGCCTTAGCCAGTATTGCCAAAGGTCTACTGGCGCTAGGCGTGCGCCAACTGGTCGTCGCGGGTGGCGAGACTTCTGGCGCTGTCGTGCAAGCGCTTGGCGTGACGCAACTCGCCATTGGCCCGCAAATCGCGCCCGGTGTACCTTGGACTTTTGCCAGCAATGGCGCGCAGCAGCCATTGCATCTGGCGCTTAAGTCCGGCAATTTTGGCGGTGTGGATTTCTTCACGCAGGCATTTGCCGTTTTGCATGACTGA
- a CDS encoding aldolase, whose product MTESELRQEICSVGASLYARGYVHASAGNISVRLPDDQGFLITPTDACLGRLDPLSLAKLDAQGQQLSGARASKTIALHRAIYAATPNAQCVIHTHSTHLVALTFQGVWHADDILPPLTPYFVMKVGHVPLIDYHRPGDPKVGDLVAEKIKTMADKKTPIRAVMLSRLGPNVWHETLAQASAVLEELEETARLWLMHKSEPLTEEQIQALRDNFGASW is encoded by the coding sequence ATGACTGAGTCCGAACTGCGGCAAGAAATCTGCAGCGTAGGCGCGTCTTTGTATGCGCGCGGCTATGTGCATGCCAGCGCTGGCAATATCAGCGTGCGACTGCCTGACGATCAAGGTTTTTTAATCACGCCTACCGATGCTTGTTTGGGGCGTTTAGATCCGCTCAGCTTGGCTAAGCTCGACGCGCAAGGCCAACAATTAAGCGGCGCACGCGCTTCTAAAACGATTGCCCTGCACCGGGCGATTTACGCGGCCACTCCCAATGCCCAGTGCGTCATACACACCCACAGCACGCATTTGGTGGCGCTCACATTTCAAGGCGTCTGGCATGCAGACGATATATTGCCGCCGCTCACACCTTATTTTGTGATGAAGGTCGGTCACGTTCCCTTGATTGATTACCACCGGCCGGGTGACCCCAAGGTGGGCGATTTAGTGGCTGAAAAAATCAAAACCATGGCGGATAAAAAAACACCTATAAGGGCAGTGATGCTGTCTCGACTAGGGCCTAACGTCTGGCACGAAACACTGGCCCAAGCCAGTGCCGTGCTAGAGGAGTTGGAAGAAACTGCTCGGCTGTGGTTAATGCACAAGTCAGAGCCGCTGACAGAAGAACAAATACAAGCGCTACGGGATAACTTTGGCGCCAGTTGGTAA
- the otnI gene encoding 2-oxo-tetronate isomerase has product MPKFAANLSMLYPELAFMDRFAAAAADGFSAVEYLFPYAFSAADLAAQLKQHQLQQVLFNAPPGDWDAGERGICCLPDRQVEFREGFLKAIDYAKTLGCPRIHVMAGLVPDGIDPERLLATYISNLKWAAEQAGLENIDVLIEPINARDMPGFFLHRQDQAHEIVQAIDAPNLKVQMDLYHCQISEGDLAMKLRQYLPTGRVGHLQIAGVPARHEPDIGEVNYPYLFALIDELGYDGHVGCEYRPKRGAVADGTSDGLGWFKALTWH; this is encoded by the coding sequence ATGCCGAAATTTGCAGCCAACCTCAGCATGCTTTACCCCGAGCTGGCTTTTATGGACCGATTCGCCGCAGCCGCAGCCGACGGTTTTAGCGCAGTGGAATACCTATTTCCCTACGCCTTTAGTGCCGCCGATTTAGCGGCGCAACTTAAACAACACCAGTTGCAACAAGTGCTGTTTAACGCCCCTCCGGGTGACTGGGATGCAGGCGAGCGCGGTATTTGCTGTTTACCAGATCGCCAAGTCGAGTTTAGAGAAGGATTTTTAAAGGCGATTGACTACGCCAAAACGCTTGGCTGCCCACGCATTCACGTGATGGCCGGCTTGGTGCCAGACGGTATTGACCCAGAACGCTTGCTTGCAACCTATATATCAAACTTGAAGTGGGCCGCAGAGCAGGCCGGTCTTGAAAATATAGACGTGCTGATTGAGCCGATTAACGCGCGCGACATGCCGGGCTTTTTCCTCCATCGCCAAGACCAAGCGCATGAAATTGTGCAGGCAATTGATGCACCCAACCTCAAAGTACAAATGGATTTGTACCACTGCCAAATCAGTGAGGGCGACTTAGCCATGAAGCTACGCCAATACCTGCCTACTGGTCGCGTGGGCCATTTGCAAATCGCTGGCGTGCCAGCGCGGCATGAGCCTGACATTGGCGAGGTTAACTATCCGTATTTGTTTGCGCTAATCGATGAGCTCGGCTATGACGGTCATGTGGGTTGTGAATACCGACCTAAGCGCGGTGCTGTAGCTGACGGTACTAGCGATGGATTGGGCTGGTTTAAAGCGCTGACTTGGCATTGA
- a CDS encoding HPP family protein — MKYLSWFGPVQSTVAWPERLRSCVGAFIGILAVYLAGKAIGHMTGMHVWILAPLGATGFLIFVVPSSALAQPWAALGGHVVSALIGIACVRLIPVPELLLPTAVSLSILAMFLLRCLHPPAAATALFVAISGIQAFEYALFPVACGVLVLIATAVIYGKFTRQVYPHRALSRLANGEAAPSAESSSLVDVDRVLANYGGIVDVNRQDLANLVDQIETIAYKNKLKQASCESIMSPSMHCVEANFSLESAWKMLRDKHIKAMPVVDKQDRVVGIITLGDFVLHAAVDFHLSFGQRLRGVLRFSNWKKSAKKVVHSNTVGEIMSSNVRVISADSNLADLITLFELEGHHHIPVINADEKLVGIVTQSDFVKAMLKILSIQSATEV; from the coding sequence ATGAAATATTTGTCTTGGTTTGGCCCGGTTCAATCTACTGTGGCTTGGCCAGAAAGACTGCGCTCTTGCGTAGGCGCTTTTATCGGCATCTTGGCGGTTTATCTGGCCGGCAAAGCCATAGGTCATATGACGGGCATGCATGTTTGGATACTCGCACCGCTGGGTGCTACCGGCTTTCTGATTTTTGTCGTTCCTTCTAGCGCTCTAGCGCAGCCTTGGGCCGCTTTGGGCGGCCATGTGGTTTCTGCCCTGATAGGGATTGCCTGCGTCAGGCTAATTCCTGTGCCAGAGTTGCTGTTGCCCACCGCAGTGAGCCTGTCCATATTGGCCATGTTTTTACTCAGGTGCTTGCACCCACCGGCCGCAGCGACAGCGCTGTTTGTGGCGATTAGCGGCATTCAAGCCTTCGAGTACGCCTTGTTTCCGGTCGCTTGCGGGGTGTTGGTGTTGATTGCGACAGCGGTAATCTACGGAAAATTTACGCGGCAGGTTTACCCGCACCGGGCCTTGTCCAGACTTGCAAATGGAGAAGCCGCGCCTAGCGCTGAGAGCTCGTCGCTTGTTGATGTAGACCGAGTGCTGGCCAACTACGGCGGCATCGTAGATGTGAACCGGCAGGACTTGGCTAACTTGGTCGATCAAATTGAAACAATAGCCTACAAAAATAAGCTAAAACAAGCCAGCTGCGAGTCCATCATGTCGCCGAGTATGCATTGTGTGGAGGCCAATTTTTCATTGGAGTCGGCTTGGAAAATGTTGCGCGACAAACATATCAAGGCTATGCCGGTGGTGGACAAACAAGACCGAGTGGTGGGCATCATCACTTTGGGGGACTTTGTACTTCATGCCGCAGTTGATTTTCACCTCAGCTTTGGGCAAAGACTGCGCGGCGTTTTGCGCTTTAGCAACTGGAAAAAAAGCGCTAAAAAGGTTGTTCACTCCAACACTGTGGGTGAGATTATGAGTTCTAACGTACGTGTGATCAGTGCCGATAGCAACTTGGCTGACCTGATCACACTATTCGAGCTAGAAGGCCATCACCACATTCCGGTGATCAATGCTGACGAAAAACTCGTCGGCATAGTCACTCAGTCAGATTTTGTGAAAGCCATGCTCAAAATTTTAAGCATCCAGTCGGCTACTGAGGTTTGA
- the rlmD gene encoding 23S rRNA (uracil(1939)-C(5))-methyltransferase RlmD yields the protein MSEETQSPKSPQSTVQSTAQSTAPKEYPLDLLSIESLDIEAQGIAHRPDGKVVFIEGALPFELVSASVYRKKASFEKATLLAVHRESSQRVRPACPSFGMHTGACGGCKMQHLHVSAQVAVKQRVLEDNLLHIGKLKSDNLLRSIEGPAWNYRYRARLSVRYVRKKGTVLVGFHERKSAYVADMSECHVLPKHVSDMLLPLRALISSMDAKETIPQIELACGDSVTALVLRHMQDLSDTDLTRLRAFAVQTPGVQWWLQSGGLETVVLLDDATEELNYGLPEFGVVMPFRPTDFTQVNPHINQVLVSRALRLLAVQPHERVIDWFCGLGNFTLPLATRAQSVLGIEGSEALVARSRENYLKNQAARIDRHALAPTSFEVRNLFEMTPALLSRDGRADKWLVDPPREGAFELFKSLAALHQQLLTGVPCDDGVHQQALALGNWQMPERIVYVSCNPATLARDAGVLVDSGAYRCSSAGVINMFPHTAHVESIAVFDRIKPQ from the coding sequence ATGTCAGAAGAAACCCAATCCCCAAAATCACCACAAAGTACGGTGCAAAGTACAGCCCAAAGCACAGCGCCAAAAGAGTACCCGCTAGACCTGCTGAGCATAGAGTCGCTGGATATCGAAGCCCAAGGCATAGCCCACAGGCCTGACGGCAAGGTGGTATTTATTGAAGGCGCGCTCCCTTTTGAGCTGGTCAGCGCCAGCGTCTACCGCAAAAAAGCCAGCTTTGAAAAAGCTACGCTATTGGCAGTGCACCGCGAATCTTCCCAACGCGTAAGACCCGCCTGCCCTAGCTTTGGCATGCATACCGGCGCATGCGGCGGCTGCAAAATGCAGCATTTGCATGTCAGCGCTCAAGTTGCTGTCAAGCAGCGAGTGTTGGAAGACAACTTACTCCACATAGGCAAACTCAAATCCGACAACCTGCTACGCTCTATCGAAGGCCCGGCGTGGAACTACCGCTACCGCGCCCGCCTGTCAGTGCGCTATGTGCGTAAAAAAGGCACGGTATTAGTTGGTTTTCATGAACGCAAAAGCGCTTATGTAGCTGACATGAGCGAATGCCATGTATTGCCCAAACATGTGAGCGACATGCTGCTGCCGCTGCGCGCATTGATCTCCAGCATGGATGCGAAAGAAACGATTCCGCAAATCGAGCTAGCCTGCGGCGACTCTGTGACCGCCTTGGTACTGCGCCACATGCAAGACTTAAGTGACACCGACTTGACCCGCTTGCGCGCTTTTGCCGTGCAAACACCAGGCGTGCAGTGGTGGCTGCAATCGGGTGGGTTAGAGACTGTAGTGTTGCTTGACGATGCGACCGAAGAGTTGAACTACGGCTTGCCAGAGTTTGGCGTTGTCATGCCGTTTAGACCGACTGACTTTACCCAAGTCAACCCACACATCAACCAAGTACTGGTGTCACGCGCACTTAGACTGCTGGCAGTGCAGCCGCACGAGCGCGTGATTGACTGGTTTTGCGGTCTGGGTAACTTCACCTTGCCGCTGGCTACACGGGCTCAATCTGTGCTCGGCATTGAAGGCAGCGAAGCACTGGTGGCACGCTCGCGCGAGAACTATCTTAAAAACCAAGCAGCACGCATAGATCGTCACGCCTTAGCGCCCACCAGTTTCGAAGTGCGCAATTTATTCGAGATGACGCCGGCCCTGTTAAGCCGTGACGGCAGAGCTGACAAATGGCTGGTTGACCCACCGCGCGAAGGCGCGTTTGAATTATTCAAGTCACTCGCCGCACTGCACCAGCAACTGCTCACCGGTGTGCCTTGTGACGATGGCGTACATCAGCAAGCGCTAGCGCTGGGCAACTGGCAAATGCCAGAGCGAATTGTCTACGTCAGCTGCAACCCTGCAACCTTGGCACGCGATGCTGGCGTGCTGGTGGACAGCGGCGCCTACCGCTGCAGTTCAGCTGGCGTGATCAATATGTTTCCGCATACCGCACACGTGGAATCAATTGCGGTGTTTGACCGCATCAAACCTCAGTAG
- the hemP gene encoding hemin uptake protein HemP, which yields MIVSHTANHSLHQGHTGQSQHSNRADCLDSYALLRGQKAVEINHNGATYKLQTTKLGKLILTK from the coding sequence ATGATAGTTAGCCACACCGCCAACCACAGCCTTCATCAAGGCCACACCGGTCAGTCGCAGCACTCAAACCGCGCAGATTGCTTAGACAGTTACGCACTTTTGCGCGGCCAAAAAGCCGTAGAGATAAACCACAACGGTGCGACTTACAAACTGCAAACGACCAAATTAGGCAAGCTAATACTGACCAAATAA
- a CDS encoding ExbD/TolR family protein: MAFGSTHFGSDEGDEEVMNEINMTPMVDIMLVLLIIFIITIPVLKDSININLPAASTQPQNIKPDTLRLSVNAEGAYFINDAPLTDAALATRLKAAAEQSPQPELHIRGDKNVRYERIAQAMATAQQAGLGKIGFITEPGANP, from the coding sequence ATGGCTTTTGGAAGCACGCACTTTGGCAGCGATGAGGGCGACGAAGAGGTTATGAATGAAATCAACATGACGCCTATGGTGGACATCATGCTGGTGCTATTGATAATTTTCATCATCACCATTCCGGTGTTGAAAGACTCTATCAATATCAACTTGCCCGCCGCCAGCACGCAGCCGCAAAACATCAAGCCCGACACGTTAAGACTAAGCGTCAACGCAGAAGGGGCTTACTTCATCAACGATGCGCCTTTAACGGATGCGGCATTAGCCACCAGACTCAAGGCAGCGGCCGAACAAAGCCCGCAACCAGAACTGCATATTCGCGGCGATAAAAACGTGCGCTACGAGCGCATCGCCCAAGCCATGGCCACAGCGCAACAAGCTGGCCTTGGAAAAATAGGTTTTATCACTGAACCAGGAGCCAATCCATGA